The following coding sequences are from one Beggiatoa alba B18LD window:
- a CDS encoding gamma carbonic anhydrase family protein has protein sequence MLYQLDERKVQLVGDSHFIAGNATVIGSVVLHNQVSIWFNVVIRGDNEPIVIGEDTNIQDGSVLHTDKGVPLTIGKGVTVGHLAMLHGCTIGDNSLIGINAVILNNAKIGKNCIIGANALVAEGKVIPDNSLVVGSPAQVKRMVTDAEVLGLQKSATHYVENFKRYLTGLKQV, from the coding sequence ATGCTGTATCAGTTAGATGAGCGGAAAGTGCAGTTAGTGGGGGATAGTCATTTTATTGCGGGAAATGCGACGGTTATCGGTTCGGTGGTGTTGCATAATCAGGTGAGTATTTGGTTTAACGTGGTTATTCGTGGCGATAATGAGCCAATTGTGATTGGTGAAGATACGAATATTCAGGATGGATCTGTATTGCATACGGATAAAGGTGTCCCGCTAACGATTGGGAAAGGTGTGACGGTGGGGCATTTGGCGATGTTACATGGTTGTACGATAGGTGATAATAGTTTGATTGGAATTAATGCAGTCATTTTGAACAATGCGAAGATTGGGAAAAATTGTATTATTGGGGCAAATGCGTTAGTAGCTGAGGGAAAAGTGATTCCTGATAATTCGCTGGTGGTTGGGAGTCCTGCACAGGTAAAACGGATGGTGACTGATGCGGAAGTTCTCGGCTTGCAGAAGTCTGCCACGCATTATGTGGAGAATTTTAAGCGGTATTTGACGGGTTTAAAGCAGGTTTAG
- a CDS encoding MBL fold metallo-hydrolase — MTTEQPFSITALELGPMENFIYLIRDHATNRAAVVDPAWDVPAIIAAAQAQQIQITDVLLTHSHQDHINGLNALLKVYDAQIHLLKPEAQFWGNYLDLPTLHHGGDVIQLGKTDIDVWHTPGHTPGSACYHLGGNIITGDTLFVFGCGRCDLKGGNPEQMFHTLKHMGSALSADTVIHPGHNYAQKTTTTIAEQLAGNPFMHFDKVNDFVEYRMHIHDKIRDAPYMAVPKA, encoded by the coding sequence ATGACAACGGAACAACCTTTTTCAATAACAGCCCTAGAATTAGGACCGATGGAAAATTTTATTTACCTCATCCGTGACCACGCCACTAACCGCGCCGCTGTCGTCGACCCTGCTTGGGACGTGCCTGCCATTATCGCTGCTGCACAAGCCCAACAAATCCAAATTACCGATGTTTTACTGACCCACAGCCATCAAGACCATATCAACGGCTTAAATGCATTATTAAAAGTCTATGACGCACAAATTCACTTACTCAAACCTGAAGCACAATTTTGGGGCAATTATTTAGACTTACCGACATTGCATCACGGTGGCGATGTGATCCAACTGGGAAAAACTGATATAGACGTTTGGCACACACCAGGGCATACACCCGGCTCAGCCTGTTACCACTTAGGTGGAAATATTATTACAGGGGATACCCTATTTGTTTTCGGCTGTGGACGTTGCGACTTAAAAGGCGGTAATCCAGAACAAATGTTTCATACCCTTAAACACATGGGCAGTGCCTTATCAGCAGATACCGTTATCCACCCCGGACATAACTACGCCCAAAAAACCACGACGACTATCGCAGAACAACTCGCGGGCAACCCCTTCATGCACTTTGATAAAGTCAATGATTTTGTTGAATATCGAATGCACATCCATGACAAAATCCGCGATGCGCCCTATATGGCAGTGCCAAAGGCTTAA
- a CDS encoding carbonic anhydrase — MTELENVFKNNEKWIAEKLSIDPDYFNRLSQGQTPEILYIGCSDSRVTAEELMGVQPGEVFVHRNIANMVISIDLNIMSVLNYAIKHLKVKYVVVCGHYCCGGVKAAMQSQDLGILNPWLRNIRDVYRLHKKELNAITDENQRYNRLIELNVQEQCINLIKTAAVQQAYKERGLTVHGWVFDIYTGKLIDLKIDFKKILKDIMEIYDLGIK, encoded by the coding sequence ATGACGGAACTTGAAAATGTTTTTAAAAACAATGAAAAGTGGATAGCCGAAAAACTATCAATCGACCCTGATTACTTCAACCGATTATCACAAGGGCAAACCCCTGAAATTCTTTATATTGGTTGCTCTGACAGTCGAGTGACTGCGGAAGAACTGATGGGTGTTCAACCAGGTGAAGTATTTGTACATCGCAATATTGCCAACATGGTGATTAGTATTGATTTAAACATCATGTCTGTCCTTAACTACGCGATTAAACACCTGAAAGTAAAATATGTCGTTGTCTGTGGACACTACTGCTGTGGCGGGGTCAAAGCCGCCATGCAATCGCAAGACTTAGGGATTTTAAACCCATGGCTTAGAAATATCCGCGATGTTTACCGACTACACAAAAAAGAATTAAACGCTATTACTGACGAAAACCAACGTTACAACCGATTAATTGAACTCAACGTTCAAGAACAATGTATCAACCTCATTAAAACCGCTGCTGTACAACAAGCCTATAAAGAAAGAGGCTTAACCGTACATGGTTGGGTTTTTGACATTTATACGGGAAAACTGATTGATTTAAAAATAGATTTCAAAAAAATCTTAAAAGACATTATGGAAATCTACGATTTAGGTATCAAATAA